A window from Tindallia magadiensis encodes these proteins:
- a CDS encoding SHOCT domain-containing protein yields MFFRGYGGSAPCWGFANGFFHGGLGMLIMAAILIGTGFLIFKMVKRRNNNQHSMNALEQLKFRYANGQLTEEEYNQKKKVLEQ; encoded by the coding sequence ATGTTTTTTAGAGGTTATGGAGGAAGCGCCCCTTGCTGGGGGTTTGCAAACGGATTTTTTCATGGAGGCTTGGGTATGCTGATCATGGCAGCCATATTAATAGGAACAGGCTTCCTGATTTTCAAGATGGTGAAGAGAAGAAATAACAACCAGCATTCGATGAATGCTTTGGAACAGCTTAAGTTTAGATATGCTAATGGACAATTAACAGAAGAAGAATATAATCAGAAAAAGAAGGTACTGGAGCAGTAA
- a CDS encoding bifunctional diguanylate cyclase/phosphodiesterase: MIWFQQRISRKIAALTMVLLLGFLLLAGSILKQQAADYLHQDTHHRLFTEVNNLQKDLDSWLNEYVTLVDAMATNQDFLTIISETEDRYTKHHHPLYQQVIQQLQAIRRQRPHISLVTLGLADVNDLITDRYHYYIHPHYDLQNREWYRESMESNETIITSPYLDFVTGEMIVSVSRIIRDNDREIGAVALNLEIKSLYQVMDAFQIGEQGYAIIVTDKDEVLYHPELPVLSMPGQYYLPDFYPHDFLSKEIPSQKVRQFAHDGVLWYFANTSLHNLPWQIIVLMPEDEVMAPLYDLQSRYYQLMTGIISLAILIALWVSSKLSKPIASITEQINQYEHEKQMMIFPAVYYQREDELGHLVRGLHEMSHTISQYTEELQAQNEELIDETNQRREIQDRLELILTLLSGTQEATFILTEEGKLLYGNKAFYESLQSSADVLENTEVLNVFFNISLSKLSSATQKGAHPFQTHVALEDHQTEEPILFHMGVNALSFMDHIYYLGYLINITEEQRQAEAIFRLQNIDPLTELYTASYIQSRVIECLEKNPNKSFAYLLINIREFRHINEARGHHYANQVLVKVANYLKNSLADTHVAARIGGDEFALFIDEAEQKEKLFHRVKEISDGLQERFLIADETVTLKVAIGVAVYPDDARHYSGLVAGATSALNHAKETGSEWVQFFNENLNKRSVRRFEMRNKLATALENEEFYLEYQPLVDMHTNQWVGLEALVRWKSDVGKTPPDVFIPLAEETEIILPLGEWILKKACEFSNVLRQKQLPITISVNLSALQFSYPYLIQMIDTALEESEVSMSGIELEITESLLMNNEQEGVKLLDELRSKGIKVSIDDFGTGYSSLSYLKKFKVDKIKIDRSFVKDIPDGDDGTIAKIIIELAESLQMEVVAEGVETKAQEAFLTQEGCRIAQGYYYSKPLSEKEVLQTLETG, from the coding sequence ATGATTTGGTTTCAACAACGTATTTCCAGGAAAATAGCAGCTCTTACCATGGTTTTGCTGCTGGGTTTCTTGTTATTAGCAGGATCTATTTTGAAGCAACAGGCAGCAGATTATTTGCACCAGGATACTCACCACCGACTATTCACGGAAGTTAACAATTTACAAAAAGATTTGGATTCATGGTTGAATGAGTATGTGACATTGGTAGATGCAATGGCAACCAACCAGGATTTTTTAACCATTATCTCTGAAACAGAGGATCGGTATACCAAACACCACCATCCTCTCTATCAACAGGTCATTCAACAGCTTCAAGCCATCCGGCGCCAACGTCCCCATATCTCTTTGGTTACCTTAGGCCTTGCTGATGTCAATGATTTAATCACCGACCGATACCACTACTATATACATCCCCATTACGACCTCCAAAATCGGGAGTGGTACCGTGAAAGTATGGAATCCAATGAAACCATTATTACTTCTCCCTATTTAGATTTTGTTACTGGTGAAATGATTGTTTCGGTTTCCAGAATTATCCGTGACAACGACAGAGAAATCGGGGCCGTAGCGTTGAATCTTGAAATTAAAAGTCTCTACCAAGTCATGGATGCTTTTCAAATAGGTGAGCAGGGTTATGCTATTATTGTCACCGATAAAGACGAGGTGCTTTATCATCCTGAGTTACCCGTTTTATCCATGCCTGGTCAATATTATTTGCCAGACTTTTATCCTCATGATTTCCTTTCCAAGGAAATCCCTTCCCAGAAGGTCAGACAGTTTGCTCACGACGGCGTCCTTTGGTACTTTGCGAACACATCTCTTCACAACTTACCTTGGCAAATTATCGTATTAATGCCGGAAGATGAAGTAATGGCTCCTCTTTATGATCTGCAAAGCCGCTATTATCAATTGATGACAGGCATTATAAGTCTTGCCATCCTTATTGCCTTATGGGTTAGTTCCAAACTATCGAAACCCATTGCTTCCATCACAGAACAAATTAATCAGTATGAACATGAAAAGCAAATGATGATATTCCCTGCTGTGTATTATCAGCGAGAAGATGAGTTAGGCCATCTGGTACGCGGACTCCATGAGATGAGCCATACCATCAGCCAATATACAGAAGAGTTACAGGCGCAAAACGAGGAACTGATCGATGAAACCAATCAGCGAAGAGAAATTCAGGATCGGTTAGAACTTATTCTAACCTTGTTATCCGGCACCCAGGAAGCAACCTTTATATTAACAGAGGAAGGAAAACTACTATATGGAAACAAAGCTTTTTATGAGTCTTTGCAGTCTTCAGCCGACGTCTTGGAAAACACAGAAGTGCTTAATGTGTTTTTTAATATAAGTCTCTCTAAACTTTCTTCCGCCACTCAAAAGGGTGCTCACCCTTTCCAAACCCACGTGGCTTTGGAAGATCATCAAACAGAAGAACCAATCCTCTTCCATATGGGAGTTAACGCTTTATCGTTTATGGATCATATCTATTATTTAGGTTATCTGATCAATATTACAGAGGAACAAAGGCAGGCTGAGGCCATTTTCAGACTGCAAAACATCGATCCTTTAACAGAGTTATATACAGCCTCTTATATCCAAAGTAGGGTAATTGAATGCCTGGAAAAAAATCCAAATAAATCTTTTGCCTATTTGTTGATTAACATCCGTGAGTTTCGTCATATCAACGAAGCAAGAGGTCACCATTACGCCAACCAAGTGCTTGTAAAGGTAGCCAACTACTTAAAAAATTCCTTGGCAGATACTCATGTTGCCGCCAGAATCGGTGGCGATGAATTTGCTTTATTTATTGACGAAGCTGAACAAAAAGAAAAGCTCTTCCACCGGGTTAAAGAAATTAGCGATGGGTTACAGGAGCGCTTTCTCATTGCCGATGAAACCGTCACCTTAAAAGTTGCTATTGGAGTAGCTGTATACCCGGATGATGCCAGACATTACAGTGGGTTGGTAGCTGGAGCAACCTCAGCACTCAATCACGCCAAAGAAACAGGTTCAGAATGGGTTCAGTTCTTTAACGAAAACTTAAACAAGCGTTCTGTCCGTCGGTTTGAAATGAGAAATAAGCTGGCTACTGCTTTGGAAAATGAGGAATTTTATTTGGAATATCAGCCATTAGTGGATATGCATACCAACCAGTGGGTAGGATTGGAAGCCTTGGTTCGATGGAAAAGCGATGTCGGTAAAACGCCGCCTGACGTTTTCATTCCTTTAGCCGAAGAAACAGAAATCATCTTGCCCCTAGGAGAATGGATTCTTAAAAAAGCCTGCGAGTTTTCTAATGTCCTTCGCCAAAAGCAGCTTCCTATTACCATCAGCGTTAATTTATCCGCTCTACAGTTTTCCTATCCTTATCTGATCCAAATGATCGATACGGCCCTGGAAGAAAGTGAGGTTTCCATGAGCGGTATTGAATTAGAAATCACGGAAAGCTTGTTGATGAATAATGAACAGGAAGGAGTTAAGCTTTTAGATGAACTGAGAAGTAAAGGTATCAAAGTGTCCATCGATGATTTTGGTACAGGCTATTCCTCTCTTTCTTATTTAAAGAAATTCAAAGTGGATAAAATAAAGATTGATCGATCTTTTGTGAAAGATATCCCTGATGGTGACGATGGAACCATTGCCAAAATCATTATTGAGCTGGCTGAATCTCTCCAAATGGAAGTGGTTGCCGAAGGAGTGGAAACAAAAGCTCAAGAAGCCTTTTTAACCCAGGAAGGATGCCGTATTGCGCAAGGCTATTATTATTCAAAACCTTTATCCGAAAAAGAGGTGCTTCAAACCTTAGAAACAGGTTAA
- a CDS encoding ABC transporter ATP-binding protein, whose protein sequence is MIEIKNLEKSFDGIPVLENINCSIEEGSFTSLIGPSGCGKSTLINIIAGLDKANGGGVWIDDEKVKGTHTDRVMVFQNAALFPWLTVYENIAFGLKNIVDKSDEIRHKVEDVLRKVHLSRFKEYYPYQLSGGMKQRVSIARSLVMNPRILLMDEPFSALDEQTRMLLHSELQQIWMETRQTIIFVTHNIREAVKLSNRVIVMGIRPGTIVDDVPIQAGFPRNVEDPHIFDYEKNVFKRLKVEIEKVAKEEMGSDYRFKEGNIPGNSAYTMGSGI, encoded by the coding sequence ATGATCGAAATAAAAAATCTGGAAAAGTCCTTTGATGGCATACCTGTATTGGAAAACATCAATTGCTCCATCGAAGAAGGATCTTTCACCTCACTGATTGGCCCTTCGGGATGCGGCAAATCCACATTGATTAACATCATAGCAGGGCTGGATAAGGCTAATGGAGGTGGTGTATGGATAGACGATGAAAAAGTAAAGGGCACCCACACAGACCGGGTAATGGTCTTTCAGAACGCAGCTTTGTTTCCTTGGTTAACCGTATATGAAAACATTGCCTTTGGTTTGAAAAACATTGTTGATAAATCGGATGAAATTCGTCACAAAGTGGAAGATGTGTTACGTAAAGTCCACCTCTCTCGCTTTAAAGAATACTACCCCTACCAACTCTCCGGCGGTATGAAACAGCGCGTTTCTATTGCTCGCAGTTTGGTAATGAACCCCCGTATTTTGTTGATGGACGAACCCTTTTCAGCTTTGGATGAGCAAACCCGCATGTTATTGCACAGCGAATTGCAGCAGATCTGGATGGAGACCAGGCAAACTATTATCTTTGTTACCCACAATATTCGGGAAGCTGTGAAATTGTCTAATCGAGTGATTGTGATGGGAATTCGACCGGGTACTATTGTAGATGACGTACCTATTCAGGCTGGTTTTCCCAGAAATGTGGAAGATCCACATATATTTGATTATGAAAAAAATGTGTTTAAACGCCTGAAAGTTGAAATTGAAAAAGTAGCAAAGGAGGAGATGGGTAGTGACTATCGCTTTAAAGAGGGGAATATTCCTGGGAACTCTGCTTATACTATGGGAAGTGGTATTTAG
- a CDS encoding PDC sensor domain-containing protein, translating to MKSTNLKTTFLSTAAILVLAVLMTSTSLGASIGETVNLNLTSQAHGQHTVPNETQRNPVSSFDAAELIYLKAVSVHPIILDDYVTYEDKMAFFEAEAEKAGYLGFRFADLQGNAVALDQQGREFDVADRQYFQNALAGEPNVSDVLVSKETGESIVVYATPVYLNDSLAGVLFASRAAN from the coding sequence ATGAAATCAACCAACCTAAAAACCACATTTTTATCCACCGCCGCCATCTTAGTGCTGGCTGTCCTGATGACATCTACCAGCTTGGGTGCTTCCATCGGTGAAACTGTTAATCTTAATCTAACCAGCCAAGCTCATGGGCAGCATACGGTTCCCAATGAAACCCAGCGTAACCCAGTATCTTCCTTTGATGCGGCCGAACTTATTTATCTGAAAGCCGTCTCTGTGCATCCCATTATTTTAGACGATTATGTTACTTATGAAGATAAAATGGCCTTTTTTGAAGCAGAAGCTGAAAAAGCCGGCTATCTTGGTTTTCGTTTTGCTGATCTTCAAGGAAATGCCGTAGCATTGGATCAACAAGGAAGAGAGTTCGACGTTGCTGATCGTCAGTATTTCCAAAACGCTTTAGCAGGTGAACCAAATGTTTCTGATGTATTAGTAAGCAAAGAAACAGGAGAATCGATTGTAGTTTATGCCACGCCGGTTTATCTTAACGACAGTTTAGCAGGCGTTCTCTTCGCCTCCAGAGCTGCCAATTAA
- a CDS encoding ABC transporter permease, which translates to MTIALKRGIFLGTLLILWEVVFRIGIWPEFLFPSPINVGRTLFNGFSGGNYLAAIFNSFRRLLIGYGISIVLGVSAGIMLAINKTADEVLGLLIISMQSVPSVVWLPLALLWFRLGEASIIFVIVLGGIWNMILNTVTGIKNVEPTLVRCGKNLGYKGIRLFSKVILPASLPHLITGMRLSWAFCWRALMAAEILGTGMGLGQILMWGRELGNMETVLSVMIIIAFTGLITDNLIFKRIEDNVYRKWGLSAHS; encoded by the coding sequence GTGACTATCGCTTTAAAGAGGGGAATATTCCTGGGAACTCTGCTTATACTATGGGAAGTGGTATTTAGAATTGGTATTTGGCCGGAGTTTTTATTCCCGTCTCCTATAAATGTGGGGAGAACCCTGTTCAACGGTTTCTCAGGCGGAAATTATTTGGCGGCTATTTTCAACAGCTTCCGTAGGCTTCTAATTGGTTATGGTATTTCAATTGTTTTAGGAGTAAGCGCTGGCATTATGTTGGCCATCAACAAAACAGCCGATGAGGTACTAGGCCTTTTAATCATTTCCATGCAATCTGTACCCAGCGTGGTATGGCTTCCTCTAGCGTTACTTTGGTTCCGTTTGGGGGAGGCCTCCATTATTTTTGTGATAGTACTGGGTGGCATCTGGAACATGATTCTTAATACCGTTACCGGTATAAAAAATGTAGAGCCAACTTTAGTGCGTTGTGGTAAAAACTTAGGTTATAAGGGCATCAGACTCTTCTCTAAGGTGATACTGCCTGCATCGCTTCCTCACTTGATCACAGGCATGCGCCTTTCTTGGGCCTTCTGTTGGCGAGCGCTTATGGCAGCGGAAATACTGGGCACCGGTATGGGGCTGGGCCAAATCCTCATGTGGGGCAGGGAGCTTGGTAACATGGAAACGGTACTTTCTGTCATGATCATCATAGCTTTCACTGGATTGATAACAGATAATTTGATATTTAAACGAATTGAGGACAATGTGTATCGAAAATGGGGTTTATCAGCTCACTCATAA
- a CDS encoding SHOCT domain-containing protein — MMLLFWVLIGIAIYYLCTSQENGLNPSQQQSAENKLKERYVNGEIDTEMYQHMMKTLKE; from the coding sequence ATGATGTTACTGTTTTGGGTTCTCATTGGAATCGCAATTTATTATTTGTGCACCAGTCAAGAGAATGGATTGAACCCATCTCAACAACAGAGTGCTGAAAACAAACTAAAAGAGCGTTATGTTAATGGTGAGATAGATACTGAAATGTACCAACACATGATGAAAACACTTAAAGAATAG
- a CDS encoding sigma-54-dependent transcriptional regulator yields the protein MKSKLLIVDDEKNMRWAIHRALEKEGYAIFEASNGKEGVEAFEKNQPDVVLLDLKMPVMDGMEALKKIREIDSTISILMLTAHGTMETAIEAMKLGAMDYLSKPFDVEELKVQIRKALHVRELEERISYFREEAAFETGNIVIGESKPMKDLMSMVERVASTPATILILGESGTGKEIIAHLIHYNSPRKEKPFIKVNCGAIPETLIESELFGHEKGAFTGAVSRKMGKFERARGGTILLDEIGELDLSMQVKLLRVLQDKVIERVGGSEEVPVDVRVIAATNRQLKKMVEEGTFREDLYYRLNVIPLHIPSLRDRKEDIPAFVQHFLQHYCKEMGRGSMSISTAAMNQLVNHPWKGNVRELENFVERLVILSPEDEVKTVDLNTGKIGSLDVEAENKQGIQLPENGLSLDEVEKNLILQALERTGDNQTKAAQLLGISRHTLMYRMDKYGIRE from the coding sequence ATGAAATCGAAACTACTGATTGTAGATGATGAGAAAAATATGCGCTGGGCGATTCATCGAGCGCTGGAGAAAGAAGGTTACGCCATTTTTGAGGCTTCCAACGGCAAGGAAGGTGTCGAAGCTTTTGAAAAAAATCAACCGGATGTGGTGCTGTTGGATCTTAAAATGCCTGTGATGGATGGCATGGAAGCACTGAAAAAAATTCGTGAAATAGATTCAACCATCTCGATCCTAATGCTGACAGCTCATGGAACTATGGAAACAGCCATTGAAGCCATGAAGCTGGGAGCCATGGACTACTTGTCCAAGCCTTTTGATGTGGAAGAACTAAAAGTGCAGATTCGAAAAGCCCTTCATGTGCGCGAGTTGGAAGAACGGATAAGTTACTTTAGGGAAGAGGCTGCCTTTGAGACGGGGAACATTGTCATAGGAGAAAGCAAGCCCATGAAAGATTTGATGTCCATGGTGGAAAGGGTGGCATCCACACCTGCTACTATTCTGATCCTAGGAGAAAGTGGTACCGGCAAGGAAATTATTGCTCATCTGATTCATTATAATAGCCCTCGAAAAGAAAAACCCTTTATAAAAGTAAACTGTGGAGCCATTCCGGAAACCCTTATCGAAAGTGAGCTTTTTGGGCACGAAAAAGGGGCTTTTACAGGGGCTGTCAGCAGAAAAATGGGAAAGTTTGAACGAGCTAGAGGTGGCACGATCTTGCTGGATGAAATAGGCGAGCTGGATCTATCCATGCAGGTAAAACTTCTGCGGGTGCTTCAGGATAAGGTGATAGAAAGAGTAGGTGGATCTGAGGAGGTTCCGGTGGATGTCCGCGTTATAGCTGCCACCAACCGTCAGTTAAAGAAAATGGTTGAAGAAGGAACCTTTCGTGAAGATCTGTACTATCGGTTAAATGTTATTCCTCTTCATATACCCTCATTAAGGGATAGAAAAGAAGATATCCCTGCCTTTGTTCAACATTTTCTTCAGCATTACTGTAAGGAGATGGGGCGAGGTTCCATGAGTATTTCAACAGCAGCTATGAATCAGCTGGTAAACCATCCATGGAAAGGAAACGTAAGAGAACTGGAAAACTTTGTGGAACGGCTGGTGATCCTTTCGCCAGAAGATGAAGTGAAAACCGTGGATTTGAATACGGGAAAGATTGGAAGCTTAGATGTGGAGGCTGAAAATAAGCAAGGTATTCAGCTGCCGGAAAACGGCCTTTCCTTGGATGAGGTGGAAAAAAATCTGATTTTACAGGCTTTGGAAAGAACCGGAGATAATCAAACTAAAGCAGCACAGTTACTTGGAATAAGTCGCCATACATTGATGTACCGAATGGATAAATACGGGATCAGGGAATAA
- a CDS encoding two-component system sensor histidine kinase NtrB has translation MMRKKDQWNMILIILLIVSITGLHYGTTASPWPIHDFYRRLYYIPIILSAFHFRLRGGFTSSAVIMLVYAPHLLLYFGTLDIEVINQLLEAAMFMVVGVITGYLAEQAYQRELKLQNQVSQLKKMDLLEKKLRKSERLASLGQLASGIAHEIRNPLGIIKTISQTLHQEALEAEETSMAEGLSIIENETDRANRVIKGMLDFARPEPLKLKAMDASVILEDLLHIMKSLAKQHQVEISSNMKAILPIHADADRLKQALMNLMLNGIQSMKNGGTLTITLDIVNREKEEKQALIVIRDEGNGINEKDLPYIFDPFFTTKDGGTGLGLSVTHRIIEEHQGSIEVKSHKDEGTEFYLYLPLAKEE, from the coding sequence ATGATGAGAAAAAAAGATCAATGGAATATGATCTTGATTATTTTACTTATAGTAAGTATCACGGGATTGCATTATGGAACAACAGCCAGTCCCTGGCCGATACACGACTTTTATCGACGGCTGTATTATATTCCTATCATTCTTTCTGCATTTCATTTTCGTCTGCGTGGCGGATTTACTTCTTCTGCGGTCATTATGCTTGTCTACGCCCCTCACCTCCTTTTATATTTTGGCACACTAGATATTGAAGTAATTAACCAATTATTAGAAGCAGCCATGTTCATGGTGGTGGGAGTCATCACTGGTTATCTGGCGGAACAGGCATACCAAAGAGAATTAAAGCTGCAGAATCAGGTATCGCAACTTAAAAAGATGGATCTGCTGGAAAAGAAACTGAGAAAAAGTGAACGGCTGGCATCTTTGGGACAATTGGCTTCTGGTATTGCTCATGAAATCAGAAATCCGTTGGGAATTATTAAAACAATTAGCCAAACTCTGCATCAGGAAGCTTTGGAAGCCGAAGAAACATCGATGGCAGAAGGACTTTCTATCATCGAAAATGAAACAGACCGGGCAAATCGGGTGATTAAAGGAATGTTGGACTTTGCACGACCGGAGCCGCTGAAACTAAAAGCTATGGACGCTTCTGTCATCCTGGAGGATTTGCTTCACATTATGAAATCTCTGGCAAAGCAGCATCAGGTGGAAATATCCAGCAATATGAAAGCAATCCTGCCGATTCACGCTGATGCCGACCGGCTAAAACAGGCATTAATGAACCTAATGCTGAATGGAATTCAGTCCATGAAAAATGGAGGAACGCTTACCATCACTTTAGATATTGTGAATAGAGAAAAAGAAGAAAAGCAGGCGCTTATTGTCATACGCGACGAAGGCAATGGAATTAACGAAAAAGACCTTCCCTATATATTTGACCCATTTTTTACGACGAAAGACGGCGGTACCGGTTTGGGTCTGTCGGTAACACATCGAATTATAGAAGAACATCAGGGCAGTATAGAAGTGAAAAGCCACAAAGACGAAGGGACGGAATTTTATCTGTATCTGCCATTGGCGAAGGAGGAATAG
- a CDS encoding RrF2 family transcriptional regulator, whose translation MKISTKGRYGILAMLDLALHETETTHVPLNLIAERQEISHSYLEQVFSSLRKAGYVKSIKGPQGGYRLGNKPHRITAGDILRTLEGDLSVTESSQSTSLSTYERCLHENVWEPMNDSIYKTVNAITLEDLIESFKQQEQGDNLMFYI comes from the coding sequence ATGAAAATATCGACAAAGGGCCGCTATGGCATTCTTGCTATGTTGGACCTAGCATTACATGAAACAGAAACTACGCATGTGCCCCTTAACCTCATTGCTGAACGACAGGAAATTTCGCACAGTTATCTGGAGCAGGTGTTTTCCAGTTTGCGGAAAGCAGGCTATGTAAAAAGCATTAAAGGCCCTCAAGGCGGCTATCGTTTGGGAAACAAACCCCATCGAATTACTGCCGGTGACATTTTGCGTACGTTGGAAGGCGATTTAAGCGTAACAGAATCTTCACAGTCCACCAGCTTAAGCACTTACGAACGCTGCCTTCATGAAAATGTGTGGGAACCGATGAATGACAGCATTTATAAAACGGTCAACGCTATCACTTTGGAAGATTTAATCGAATCTTTTAAGCAGCAGGAACAAGGCGATAATCTTATGTTCTATATTTAG
- a CDS encoding helix-turn-helix domain-containing protein codes for MVIRCGMIGNVYTDWLEEWSSHHENLSVKIDKISKTVLEQEELFLSQLANRFDLILIEEAVYFSLNQHHRLVMSRQCIVIISGDSKDYQEVRKVFLEGCFDYMVESMPSSELQELFLRLTGCFLQRERDLNQMAKQIAEEISAANPKSERLFLSYWSMINQRKEGNDSQLQDYAKAIERIIQFLPLGSMGERLVDFAQGAAMWIEEAEYPQEQFIATLLFIQQAYRDIFLPHSQHPLVRRAISMYLDEEFDLETVQDIADQLFVNRSHLSKTFITESGISLTRYMMRTKIYGARLLLLDSKRSVYDVMDYLNYTDYGHFRKTFKKYTGMTPSEYVAAYREQFSTEMIAK; via the coding sequence ATGGTTATTCGATGCGGTATGATAGGAAATGTTTATACAGATTGGCTGGAAGAATGGTCTTCTCATCATGAAAACCTCTCGGTGAAGATTGATAAGATCTCAAAGACAGTTCTTGAACAAGAGGAACTCTTTTTGAGTCAGCTTGCTAATCGTTTTGATCTCATTTTGATAGAGGAAGCGGTGTATTTTTCTCTGAATCAGCACCATCGACTGGTCATGTCCCGCCAATGCATCGTCATTATTTCAGGTGATAGCAAAGACTACCAAGAGGTTAGAAAAGTTTTTTTAGAAGGATGTTTTGATTATATGGTGGAATCCATGCCTTCTTCTGAACTTCAGGAACTATTTCTGCGCTTAACGGGTTGCTTTCTTCAAAGAGAACGAGATTTGAACCAAATGGCAAAACAAATAGCGGAAGAAATTAGTGCTGCGAACCCCAAATCTGAACGGTTGTTTTTAAGTTACTGGTCAATGATTAATCAGAGAAAAGAAGGGAACGACAGTCAGCTTCAGGATTATGCAAAAGCGATAGAAAGAATTATACAATTTTTACCACTAGGGTCCATGGGTGAAAGGTTAGTTGATTTTGCTCAAGGCGCCGCTATGTGGATTGAAGAGGCAGAATACCCACAAGAGCAGTTTATTGCTACCTTGCTTTTTATCCAACAGGCTTATCGGGACATTTTTTTACCACACTCTCAGCATCCTTTGGTGCGGCGGGCGATCTCGATGTATCTGGACGAGGAATTTGATTTAGAAACGGTTCAAGATATTGCCGATCAGCTTTTTGTTAACAGAAGTCACTTAAGTAAAACCTTTATCACGGAAAGTGGAATCAGTCTGACCCGATACATGATGCGTACCAAAATATATGGTGCCCGTTTACTGCTTCTGGATTCTAAACGAAGTGTTTATGATGTGATGGATTACTTGAATTACACGGACTATGGTCACTTTCGAAAAACGTTTAAGAAATATACAGGGATGACGCCTAGTGAATATGTGGCAGCCTACAGAGAACAATTTTCCACCGAAATGATTGCAAAATAA
- a CDS encoding aliphatic sulfonate ABC transporter substrate-binding protein, with product MKKRAAVMILLVVSLLLAACSDAASEAETSEINIGYFPNLSHGPAMIGVENGYFEDSFNEINVNLQHFPNGSVFMDALSTGQIDVGYVGPGPVINRYLQGGNVVMIGNASRGENVLVVRNDLDYTNAKDLDGKIVATPSTGCTHDLLLRKMLQEEGMAVEENGGTVKRLAQAPASMMGLFEQKQIDAALVSEPWASLMEAQGIARVVVDADEVPWDGDLAASVLVARKDFLEENPDIVADFLEANEKSISYIAENQAKAVEKMVDHIEEITDQRLEKTVINSALDRVVYDSTVNPSILQEFSDLLLELGFAEDDSSLEGLFQ from the coding sequence ATGAAAAAAAGAGCAGCTGTTATGATATTATTGGTAGTATCCCTTTTACTGGCGGCCTGCAGCGATGCTGCCAGTGAGGCAGAGACATCAGAAATAAATATTGGTTACTTTCCCAACCTCTCTCACGGACCAGCAATGATTGGGGTGGAAAACGGATATTTCGAAGATAGTTTTAATGAAATAAACGTAAATCTTCAGCATTTTCCCAACGGGTCCGTTTTTATGGATGCCCTTTCCACTGGTCAGATTGACGTAGGCTATGTTGGTCCTGGCCCAGTGATTAACAGATACCTCCAGGGAGGGAATGTTGTTATGATAGGCAATGCTAGTCGTGGCGAAAACGTTTTGGTTGTCAGAAATGATTTAGACTACACGAATGCGAAAGACTTAGATGGTAAAATTGTTGCCACTCCTTCCACTGGTTGCACCCACGACCTGCTTTTACGAAAAATGCTTCAGGAAGAAGGCATGGCAGTGGAAGAAAACGGAGGCACTGTAAAGCGTTTAGCCCAGGCGCCGGCCAGTATGATGGGCCTGTTTGAACAGAAGCAGATTGATGCGGCCTTGGTATCTGAACCATGGGCATCCCTCATGGAAGCTCAGGGAATAGCTCGTGTTGTAGTGGATGCAGATGAAGTGCCATGGGACGGAGATCTGGCGGCATCGGTACTGGTTGCTCGCAAGGATTTTCTGGAGGAAAATCCGGATATTGTTGCCGATTTTCTTGAAGCCAATGAAAAATCCATTAGTTATATTGCTGAAAACCAGGCGAAAGCTGTAGAAAAAATGGTTGACCATATTGAAGAAATAACTGATCAGAGACTGGAAAAAACGGTTATTAACAGCGCTCTGGATCGAGTTGTCTATGATTCGACAGTTAATCCTTCTATTTTGCAGGAATTTAGTGATTTGCTGCTGGAGCTGGGCTTTGCGGAAGACGATTCTTCTCTTGAAGGGTTGTTTCAATAA